Proteins encoded together in one Ciona intestinalis chromosome 1, KH, whole genome shotgun sequence window:
- the LOC113474470 gene encoding cytochrome P450 2U1-like, with amino-acid sequence MKTINLSNKMLYGKLYFKETELRHCLVDFFIAGTETSTNAILWSLLALIHYPNIQEEIHQELIDNIGEQVVPSIDHRDKLPLFRAFVQEIFRFKTLLPLSIQHRASHDVEIGGYVIPKGTKVVGFDLKQYEVNECNLLYPRVPGK; translated from the exons atgaaaacaataaacttatcGAACAAAATGCTATACGGTAAATTGTATTTCAAGGAGACGGAGCTACGACATTGCTTGGTGGACTTTTTCATCGCTGGTACAGAGACAAGCACTAACGCAATACTCTGGTCGCTATTGGCGTTAATACATTATCCCAATATACAAGAGGAAATTCACCAAGAACTAATCGATAATATTG GTGAACAAGTCGTTCCCAGCATCGACCACAGAGACAAGCTTCCACTATTCCGTGCGTTTGTTCAGGAAATATTTCGATTCAAAACACTCCTGCCCCTGTCAATTCAACATAGAGCCAGTCATGACGTAGAGATTGGAGGTTACGTCATTCCAAAAGGAACAAAGGTTGTTGGTTTCGATCTAAAACAGTatgaagtgaatgaatgtaatttactttatcctcgcgtgcccggaaaataa
- the LOC100176610 gene encoding uncharacterized aarF domain-containing protein kinase 1-like, producing MNNLRRAVKLAGAATVLGVSAASGTVLLDAAHVLDLTDKPAIRAVRTGITTVSIICDYKFSLYGKVTDSPEYVAAKSQAHTRAARKLLALCWRNRGTYVKVGQHLGGMDYLLPAEFTKVLKVLHSDAPQSTLDEIHGVLKKDLNIENVDEVFTDFCEKPLGTASLAQVYKAKLKSNGSTVAVKVQHPTVQDLADKDMDMMDYAATWVKKLFPEFDLMWLVEETRKNLPLELDFLVEARNCSKATKNLKCFDWVKLPKLHWDYCTKRVMVMEFLEGGQVNNSNYLEGNKIDFNHVSRLLGKLFSEMIFVHGFVHCDPHPGNILVRWSNDETSNSIFKRCAKLLGFCSPKLEIVLLDHGLYRQLSKNFRFHYASLWQAIINTDMAGIETHARACGSGDMYPLLATIVTGRSWQVVGNDGIKNVDFTFEEDNDIRGAVGHYLPHISNVLGNVSSEMLLVLKTNDHLRGLEYTYGVRGHASGFLDMSKCCLRALRELQHERIDTRFSATTKWLKSMQNNVNINLSLLKIFAYEWYLWVLEVTGYQKHITKSSYGAKKTKKKAATSAAFVLQAT from the exons ATGAACAATTTGAGGAGAGCTGTTAAATTGGCTGGGGCAGCAACAGTTTTGGGAGTAAGTGCTGCCAGTGGTACAGTCTTACTGGATGCAGCTCATGTTTTAGATTTAACTGACAAGCCAGCAATACGAGCCGTAAGGACGGGCATTACAACTGTTTCGATTATCTGCGATTACAAGTTTTCTCTTTATGGTAAAGTAACGGACTCGCCGGAGTATGTCGCAGCGAAGTCACag GCACACACAAGAGCTGCAAGGAAACTGCTTGCACTTTGTTGGAGAAATCGTGGAACTTATGTTAAAGTGGGGCAACATCTTGGTGGAATGGACTATTTATTACCTGCTGAGTTTACGAAAGTATTAAAAGTTTTGCACAGTGATGCCCCCCAGAGTACTTTAGATGAAATACATGGG GTGTTAAAGAAAGACCTCAATATCGAAAATGTTGATGAAGTTTTTACTGATTTTTGTGAAAAACCTCTCGGTACAGCTTCTCTAGCCCAAGTATATAAAGCAAAACTAAAGAGCAATGGATCCACAGTTGCTGTTAAAGTACAACACCCAACTGTGCAGGATCTTGCTGATAAAGATATGGATATGATGGATTACGCGGCAAC ATGGGTTAAGAAGTTGTTTCCAGAGTTTGACTTAATGTGGTTAGTTGAAGAGACAAGAAAAAATCTTCCACTGGAGCTTGATTTCCTTGTGGAGGCAAGAAATTGCTCCAAAGCAACCAAGAACCTTAAATGTTTTGATTGGGTAAAg TTACCGAAACTGCATTGGGATTATTGCACCAAGCGTGTTATGGTGATGGAGTTCTTGGAAGGAGGACAAGTTAATAATTCAAATTATTTAGAGGgaaataaaattgattttaatcaCGTTTCAAG ACTTTTAGGTAAATTATTCAGCGAAATGATATTTGTGCACGGGTTTGTACACTGTGATCCACACCCTGGAAATATTCTTGTCCGCTGGTCTAATGATGAAACATCAAACTCCATTTTTAAAAGATGTGCTAAACTACTTGGCTTTTGTTCCCCTAAATTGGAAATTGTTCTTCTTGACCACGGGCTATACAGACAACTCTCAAAAAATTTCCG CTTTCACTATGCAAGTTTATGGCAAGCAATTATCAACACGGACATGGCCGGCATAGAAACTCATGCGCGAGCGTGTGGAAGTGGTGACATGTATCCACTGCTCGCAACTATAGTAACAGGAAGGTCATGGCAAGTAGTTGGAAATGACGGAATCAAAAA CGTTGATTTTACGTTTGAGGAGGACAACGATATACGGGGAGCTGTCGGCCATTATTTGCCACATATTTCAAATGTGCTGGGAAATGTATCGAGCGAAATGTTGCTTGTGTTGAAAACTAATGACCATCTTCGGGGTCTTGAA TATACATACGGTGTACGAGGACATGCATCTGGTTTCCTAGATATGTCTAAGTGCTGTTTGCGTGCCTTGCGTGAGTTACAACATGAACGTATTGATACGAGATTCTCTGCTACAACCAAGTGGTTGAAATCTATGCAAAACAACGTTAACATTAACCTCAGTTTGCTGAAGATATTTGCTTATGAATGGTATTTGTGG GTTTTAGAAGTGACCGGTTATCAAAAACATATTACAAAAAGTTCATATGGTGCAAagaaaacgaagaaaaaagCCGCAACAAGTGCTGCATTTGTTTTACAAGCAACTTAG